Proteins found in one Drosophila busckii strain San Diego stock center, stock number 13000-0081.31 chromosome 2R, ASM1175060v1, whole genome shotgun sequence genomic segment:
- the LOC108597082 gene encoding atypical protein kinase C isoform X2: MAWGYWSATTVDRGRSPRRVMQSTPLPVNLVQQEEEEEEPAPQQQQQQQQQAQQQSQQSQTCPNTPNQQGGNGGTLCYSPTCRSRCSSPCPGSPCGSITPPPPPLMTSSQQHLHQHSNKNCPAAQQLMTHLDYAARRQSLDQLDSPQVLNTSKYFDIQANQLSDIMCRGAVVSSIQSANNTLTRGVSLHSRSGSAHGSHHSHSHHGSAHGSLGCLQGGVSVGVGVGVGTGSTGSIGMMSASHIDTGDYDVPHPHPYTHHYMQTTASMTPPHATLSRPGSAGAVCTGHDSGSDSSQGCGGSIMGGMLVMGHAGHMGSLGHHSTGSGSLGRCSSRCHNTTTTDDSGGGSSGGGGGVGAGNNVMIGAPGMLMDYHHVHHSGSAGSGLNGCGAGGGSIAGGSIGGRNSVLGTIHNGHGHHHQQYHHECIHYERLPIPVPIPTVPMGVAQQQQHQMPPQHQLQSEEEIEPAYATVFPNVPQAPGLSCDGEDRSIYRRGARRWRKLYRVNGHIFQAKRFNRRAFCAYCQDRIWGLGRQGFKCIQCKLLVHKKCHKLVQKHCTDQPEPLVKERSEESSDPMPVPLPPLPYETVGGSGDAYESHEHAHIVAPQQAEDPLEPATQRQYSLNDFELIRVIGRGSYAKVLMVELRRTRRIYAMKVIKKALVTDDEDIDWVQTEKHVFETASNHPFLVGLHSCFQTPSRLFFVIEFVRGGDLMYHMQRQRRLPEEHARFYAAEISLALNFLHEKGIIYRDLKLDNVLLDHEGHIKLTDYGMCKEGIRPGDTTSTFCGTPNYIAPEILRGEDYGFSVDWWALGVLLYEMLAGRSPFDIAGASENPDQNTEDYLFQVILEKTIRIPRSLSVKAASVLKGFLNKNPADRLGCHRESAFMDIVNHPFFKVIDWEMLERKQVSPPFKPRLDSDRDLANFPIEFTGEPVQLTPDDDHVIDNIDQSEFEGFEYVNPLLMSLEDCV; this comes from the exons atggccTGGGGCTATTGGTCTGCCACTACAGTGGATCGTGGTCGGTCGCCGCGACGCGTAATGCAGAGCACGCCGCTGCCAGTTAATTTGGTgcagcaggaggaggaggaggaggagccagcaccacagcagcagcagcagcagcagcaacaggcgcagcagcagtcgcagcaatCCCAGACTTGTCCCAATACGCCCAATCAGCAGGGCGGCAATGGCGGCACACTCTGCTATAGTCCCACTTGCCGTTCGCGTTGCTCCAGTCCTTGTCCGGGTTCGCCATGTGGCTCCATaacgccgccaccgccgccgctgaTGACGTCATCGCAGCAGCATCTGCATCAGCATTCCAACAAGAACTGCCCGGCGGCGCAGCAGCTAATGACGCACTTGGACTACGCGGCCAGGCGACAGTCCTTGGACCAGCTGGACAGTCCGCAGGTACTGAACACG TCCAAGTACTTTGACATACAGGCCAACCAGCTGTCGGACATCATGTGTCGCGGCGCCGTCGTCAGCTCCATACAGTCGGCCAACAATACGCTCACCAGAGGCGTCTCGCTGCATAGCCGCAGTGGCAGCGCTCATGGCAGCCATCATAGTCACAGTCATCATGGCAGCGCGCACGGCTCGCTCGGCTGTCTGCAGGGCGGAGTaagtgtgggcgtgggcgtgggcgtgggcacAGGCAGCACGGGCAGCATTGGCATGATGTCGGCCAGCCATATTGATACGGGCGATTATGATGTGCCGCATCCGCATCCATATACGCATCATTATATGCAGACGACAGCTTCGATGACGCCGCCGCATGCAACGCTTAGCAGGCCAGGATCGGCGGGCGCTGTGTGCACGGGTCATGACTCCGGCTCGGATTCTAGCCAGGGCTGCGGCGGTTCCATCATGGGTGGCATGCTGGTAATGGGCCATGCCGGCCATATGGGCAGTCTGGGTCATCATAGCACGGGCAGCGGCTCGCTGGGCCGCTGCTCCAGTCGTTGCcacaacaccaccaccactgaCGACTcgggcggcggcagcagcggcggcggtggtggcgtCGGCGCTGGCAACAATGTTATGATCGGTGCTCCGGGCATGCTCATGGATTACCATCATGTTCATCATAGCGGTAGTGCGGGCAGCGGTCTCAATGGTTGCGGTGCTGGCGGTGGCAGCATTGCTGGTGGCAGCATCGGTGGACGCAACAGCGTTCTCGGCACTATACACAATGGCCACgggcatcatcatcagcaataTCATCACGAGTGCATCCACTACGAACGCTTGCCCATACCTGTGCCCATTCCCACAGTGCCCATGGGCGTggcccagcaacagcagcaccaaatGCCGCCTCAGCATCAGCTGCAGTCCGAGGAGGAAATAGAGCCGGCCTATGCTACAG TATTCCCCAATGTTCCTCAAGCGCCTGGTCTATCCTGCGATGGTGAAGATC GCAGCATCTACAGACGCGGCGCTCGTCGCTGGCGCAAATTGTATCGCGTCAATGGACACATTTTCCAGGCCAAGCGCTTCAATCGC cgcGCCTTCTGTGCCTATTGCCAGGATCGCATCTGGGGACTTGGGCGACAGGGTTTCAAGTGCATACAGTGCAAGCTGTTGGTGCACAAAAAGTGTCATAAGCTAGTGCAGAAGCACTGCACCGATCAGCCCGAGCCGCTGGTCAAAGAGCGCTCGGAGGAGTCTAGCGATCCCATGCCGGTGCCTTTGCCGCCATTACCGTATGAAACAGTGGGCGGCAGTGGCGATGCCTACGAGTCGCATGAGCATGCGCATATTGTGGCACCGCAGCAGGCCGAGGATCCCTTGGAGCCGGCCACACAGCGCCAGTACTCGCTGAACGACTTTGAGCTGATACGCGTCATTGGACGCGGCAGTTATGCCAAGGTTTTGATGGTGGAGCTGCGACGCACACGTCGCATTTATGCCATGAAGGTCATCAAGAAGGCGCTGGTCACCGACGACGAGGACATTGACTGGGTGCAAACGGAGAAGCATGTGTTTGAAACAGCCTCGAATCATCCCTTCCTGGTGGGCCTGCACTCCTGCTTCCAGACGCCCTCGCGTCTCTTCTTTGTCATTGAGTTTGTGCGCGGCGGCGATTTGATGTACCACATGCAACGCCAGCGACGTCTGCCCGAGGAGCACGCGCGCTTCTATGCAGCTGAGATTAGTTTGGCGCTGAACTTCCTACACGAGAAGGGCATTATCTATCGCGATCTGAAGCTGGACAATGTGCTGCTGGACCACGAGGGCCACATCAAGCTAACCGACTACGGCATGTGCAAGGAGGGCATTCGCCCAGGCGACACCACTTCCACATTCTGTGGCACACCCAACTACATAGCGCCTGAGATATTGCGCGGCGAGGACTATGGCTTCTCGGTGGATTGGTGGGCGCTGGGTGTGCTGCTCTACGAAATGCTCGCCGGACGCAGTCCATTCGACATTGCCGGCGCCTCCGAGAATCCCGATCAG AACACTGAAGATTATCTGTTCCAAGTCATTCTGGAGAAGACCATACGCATACCGCGCTCGCTGAGCGTGAAGGCTGCCTCCGTATTGAAAGGTTTCCTCAACAAAAATCCCGCTGATCGCTTGGGCTGTCATCGCGAATCGGCCTTCATGGATATTGTTAATCATCCGTTCTTTAAAGTCATTGACTGGGAAATG CTCGAACGCAAACAGGTTTCGCCACCATTTAAGCCACGCTTAGACTCAGATCGCGATTTGGCCAATTTCCCTATAGAGTTCACCGGCGAACCGGTGCAACTAACACCGGACGATGA TCATGTGATTGACAACATTGATCAATCGGAGTTCGAGGGCTTTGAGTATGTGAACCCATTGCTGATGTCACTGGAGGATTGCGTCTGA
- the LOC108597082 gene encoding atypical protein kinase C isoform X6 — translation MIIWSGFCEAAQIYSTHTANLVAGGVSLFPNVPQAPGLSCDGEDRSIYRRGARRWRKLYRVNGHIFQAKRFNRRAFCAYCQDRIWGLGRQGFKCIQCKLLVHKKCHKLVQKHCTDQPEPLVKERSEESSDPMPVPLPPLPYETVGGSGDAYESHEHAHIVAPQQAEDPLEPATQRQYSLNDFELIRVIGRGSYAKVLMVELRRTRRIYAMKVIKKALVTDDEDIDWVQTEKHVFETASNHPFLVGLHSCFQTPSRLFFVIEFVRGGDLMYHMQRQRRLPEEHARFYAAEISLALNFLHEKGIIYRDLKLDNVLLDHEGHIKLTDYGMCKEGIRPGDTTSTFCGTPNYIAPEILRGEDYGFSVDWWALGVLLYEMLAGRSPFDIAGASENPDQNTEDYLFQVILEKTIRIPRSLSVKAASVLKGFLNKNPADRLGCHRESAFMDIVNHPFFKVIDWEMIAQKEIEPPYIPILDPDDPYMSSNFDIQFTREPAELTPDDPHVIDNIDQSEFEGFEYVNPLLMSLEDCV, via the exons ATGATCATCTGGAGCGGCTTCTGTGAGGCAGCGCAAATTTATAGCACACATACAGCTAATTTGGTTGCCGGAGGTGTTTCGT TATTCCCCAATGTTCCTCAAGCGCCTGGTCTATCCTGCGATGGTGAAGATC GCAGCATCTACAGACGCGGCGCTCGTCGCTGGCGCAAATTGTATCGCGTCAATGGACACATTTTCCAGGCCAAGCGCTTCAATCGC cgcGCCTTCTGTGCCTATTGCCAGGATCGCATCTGGGGACTTGGGCGACAGGGTTTCAAGTGCATACAGTGCAAGCTGTTGGTGCACAAAAAGTGTCATAAGCTAGTGCAGAAGCACTGCACCGATCAGCCCGAGCCGCTGGTCAAAGAGCGCTCGGAGGAGTCTAGCGATCCCATGCCGGTGCCTTTGCCGCCATTACCGTATGAAACAGTGGGCGGCAGTGGCGATGCCTACGAGTCGCATGAGCATGCGCATATTGTGGCACCGCAGCAGGCCGAGGATCCCTTGGAGCCGGCCACACAGCGCCAGTACTCGCTGAACGACTTTGAGCTGATACGCGTCATTGGACGCGGCAGTTATGCCAAGGTTTTGATGGTGGAGCTGCGACGCACACGTCGCATTTATGCCATGAAGGTCATCAAGAAGGCGCTGGTCACCGACGACGAGGACATTGACTGGGTGCAAACGGAGAAGCATGTGTTTGAAACAGCCTCGAATCATCCCTTCCTGGTGGGCCTGCACTCCTGCTTCCAGACGCCCTCGCGTCTCTTCTTTGTCATTGAGTTTGTGCGCGGCGGCGATTTGATGTACCACATGCAACGCCAGCGACGTCTGCCCGAGGAGCACGCGCGCTTCTATGCAGCTGAGATTAGTTTGGCGCTGAACTTCCTACACGAGAAGGGCATTATCTATCGCGATCTGAAGCTGGACAATGTGCTGCTGGACCACGAGGGCCACATCAAGCTAACCGACTACGGCATGTGCAAGGAGGGCATTCGCCCAGGCGACACCACTTCCACATTCTGTGGCACACCCAACTACATAGCGCCTGAGATATTGCGCGGCGAGGACTATGGCTTCTCGGTGGATTGGTGGGCGCTGGGTGTGCTGCTCTACGAAATGCTCGCCGGACGCAGTCCATTCGACATTGCCGGCGCCTCCGAGAATCCCGATCAG AACACTGAAGATTATCTGTTCCAAGTCATTCTGGAGAAGACCATACGCATACCGCGCTCGCTGAGCGTGAAGGCTGCCTCCGTATTGAAAGGTTTCCTCAACAAAAATCCCGCTGATCGCTTGGGCTGTCATCGCGAATCGGCCTTCATGGATATTGTTAATCATCCGTTCTTTAAAGTCATTGACTGGGAAATG ATTGCTCAAAAGGAGATCGAGCCACCTTATATACCTATACTGGATCCTGACGATCCTTATATGTCATCAAATTTTGACATTCAATTCACCAGAGAGCCGGCTGAATTGACGCCCGATGATCC TCATGTGATTGACAACATTGATCAATCGGAGTTCGAGGGCTTTGAGTATGTGAACCCATTGCTGATGTCACTGGAGGATTGCGTCTGA
- the LOC108597082 gene encoding atypical protein kinase C isoform X7, producing MIIWSGFCEAAQIYSTHTANLVAGGVSLFPNVPQAPGLSCDGEDRSIYRRGARRWRKLYRVNGHIFQAKRFNRRAFCAYCQDRIWGLGRQGFKCIQCKLLVHKKCHKLVQKHCTDQPEPLVKERSEESSDPMPVPLPPLPYETVGGSGDAYESHEHAHIVAPQQAEDPLEPATQRQYSLNDFELIRVIGRGSYAKVLMVELRRTRRIYAMKVIKKALVTDDEDIDWVQTEKHVFETASNHPFLVGLHSCFQTPSRLFFVIEFVRGGDLMYHMQRQRRLPEEHARFYAAEISLALNFLHEKGIIYRDLKLDNVLLDHEGHIKLTDYGMCKEGIRPGDTTSTFCGTPNYIAPEILRGEDYGFSVDWWALGVLLYEMLAGRSPFDIAGASENPDQNTEDYLFQVILEKTIRIPRSLSVKAASVLKGFLNKNPADRLGCHRESAFMDIVNHPFFKVIDWEMLERKQVSPPFKPRLDSDRDLANFPIEFTGEPVQLTPDDDHVIDNIDQSEFEGFEYVNPLLMSLEDCV from the exons ATGATCATCTGGAGCGGCTTCTGTGAGGCAGCGCAAATTTATAGCACACATACAGCTAATTTGGTTGCCGGAGGTGTTTCGT TATTCCCCAATGTTCCTCAAGCGCCTGGTCTATCCTGCGATGGTGAAGATC GCAGCATCTACAGACGCGGCGCTCGTCGCTGGCGCAAATTGTATCGCGTCAATGGACACATTTTCCAGGCCAAGCGCTTCAATCGC cgcGCCTTCTGTGCCTATTGCCAGGATCGCATCTGGGGACTTGGGCGACAGGGTTTCAAGTGCATACAGTGCAAGCTGTTGGTGCACAAAAAGTGTCATAAGCTAGTGCAGAAGCACTGCACCGATCAGCCCGAGCCGCTGGTCAAAGAGCGCTCGGAGGAGTCTAGCGATCCCATGCCGGTGCCTTTGCCGCCATTACCGTATGAAACAGTGGGCGGCAGTGGCGATGCCTACGAGTCGCATGAGCATGCGCATATTGTGGCACCGCAGCAGGCCGAGGATCCCTTGGAGCCGGCCACACAGCGCCAGTACTCGCTGAACGACTTTGAGCTGATACGCGTCATTGGACGCGGCAGTTATGCCAAGGTTTTGATGGTGGAGCTGCGACGCACACGTCGCATTTATGCCATGAAGGTCATCAAGAAGGCGCTGGTCACCGACGACGAGGACATTGACTGGGTGCAAACGGAGAAGCATGTGTTTGAAACAGCCTCGAATCATCCCTTCCTGGTGGGCCTGCACTCCTGCTTCCAGACGCCCTCGCGTCTCTTCTTTGTCATTGAGTTTGTGCGCGGCGGCGATTTGATGTACCACATGCAACGCCAGCGACGTCTGCCCGAGGAGCACGCGCGCTTCTATGCAGCTGAGATTAGTTTGGCGCTGAACTTCCTACACGAGAAGGGCATTATCTATCGCGATCTGAAGCTGGACAATGTGCTGCTGGACCACGAGGGCCACATCAAGCTAACCGACTACGGCATGTGCAAGGAGGGCATTCGCCCAGGCGACACCACTTCCACATTCTGTGGCACACCCAACTACATAGCGCCTGAGATATTGCGCGGCGAGGACTATGGCTTCTCGGTGGATTGGTGGGCGCTGGGTGTGCTGCTCTACGAAATGCTCGCCGGACGCAGTCCATTCGACATTGCCGGCGCCTCCGAGAATCCCGATCAG AACACTGAAGATTATCTGTTCCAAGTCATTCTGGAGAAGACCATACGCATACCGCGCTCGCTGAGCGTGAAGGCTGCCTCCGTATTGAAAGGTTTCCTCAACAAAAATCCCGCTGATCGCTTGGGCTGTCATCGCGAATCGGCCTTCATGGATATTGTTAATCATCCGTTCTTTAAAGTCATTGACTGGGAAATG CTCGAACGCAAACAGGTTTCGCCACCATTTAAGCCACGCTTAGACTCAGATCGCGATTTGGCCAATTTCCCTATAGAGTTCACCGGCGAACCGGTGCAACTAACACCGGACGATGA TCATGTGATTGACAACATTGATCAATCGGAGTTCGAGGGCTTTGAGTATGTGAACCCATTGCTGATGTCACTGGAGGATTGCGTCTGA